Part of the Caulifigura coniformis genome, GCGCCACGAACATGCGGTCGGTTCGCTGGTACACCTTGCGCCGTGAGGCGTTGTCGATTTCCTGGGCGCGGCGGCGCACAGCGTCGTCATTGAGCCAGATCGGGGTTTCAGACATGGAAGTCGGTGTTATTCGGTCCGCCCGCAGAGGCCCGCGGCGCGACAGGGAGATTCGAGAGGACAGCCGTAAACCTTGGTGCGGGTGAAATCCCGACCGGAGCCCGTGGAATTCAGGACGATCGCTTCAATCGCCGTTCGCCCGGCACTCACGCCCGAGTGCCCCCGCCCGACAGTCACCCCACCGTGAAAGGCGAGGCTGCCATCCGGCATGTAGAGGAGCGCTTCGCCGGATGTCGTGGCGCCGAATCGGCGATGTTCAGTTCCGCTCACGTCAACAAACGCGGGACCCGCATTGATCGCACGGACGGTTTCCCAGTGCTCGGTGTCCTCGCTGCGCCACGGGGCGTCCCCCCGTTCCAGGAACACGAACTGCATGTCGAGCTTGTCCCCGCAGCGGTGATGCAGGGCTGCGACCTCTTCGAGGCTCGCCCGCGTGCACGGGCACTTCGGATGGACGAACACGATCAGCATCGGCTTGCCGAGAGGAGCAACGCAGACGGCGTCCTCCGGGAATCGCGTGGCGACGTCGTGGTCGGGCGCGGCCGTCTTCTCGTGCCGCATCGCGACGGCGAAGCCGGCGGCGACAGCCGCGAGCCACAACACGCCGACAAGAACGACGGTCAACCCACCCGCTCGCGGGTGGTGGAAAAGGTCTGGGCGGCCGTGCGCGCGCATCTCGAGCTCGAACGTCGGGGAAATCACGGCGCGGTACCGCCGTCGGGTGAGAGTGCGCCTGCCGCTGGGAGGAGGCAGGTTTTGCACACTGTGCGTGTGGCTCTGGAGGTGCAGTCCGGGCGACACAGCAACACTAGGTCGAATATTGCGACTTGCGCTGGCTTGTTGCCAAAAAGACGCAACAGAGGCGTAGGCCAGTCCACATATGCCTGAGAAGCCGGCTTCAGCGACCGCTGGCGGCTAAGGTCAGGTGGCAGGAACTGTTAGGGATTTCCCCTCACCAGGAGGCGAAAGTCGCGGTTTGCTACCGGTGTTGCCTTCGTTCAACGCCCCGGCGCGGACGGTTCCCCCTTGAGAACCCGCTCAATCAGCGCGTACGCCTTTTCCCGCATCGCGTCCGGAAAATCGTGCTCGCAGTCCGGGTGGGCCACTTCGAGCCGGTCCGGAACTCCGAGCAGCTCGTACACCGGCCGGGCCGCGGCAACCACGCGGTCGACACTTTCGTGCCGGAAATTGGAGTCCTTCAGCGGCGCCGCAATGAAGACGTGACGCGGGGCCAGAGCCCCGACCAGCTCGTGAAAATCGTAGGGAATCTCCGCGAGACGCCCCCGGTACGCGGCCAGCCGCGGAAGATAACGGGTCTGGCACCACCCCTTTTCAGGCATCCAGACCGACTCCACCCCGCCGTAGTAATCGAGATACGAGTCGAGCCCGCACGACGAAACGATGACTTTCACGCGATCGTCGAACACCGCTGTGTAAACGGAATTGTGCCCTCCCAGCGAGTGGCCGATCGCAGCGTAGTTTCCCGGCTGCACGGAGGGCAGCGAGTCGAGCAGATCGAGACCGCGGATGTTGTCCCAGATGGCCTTCAGCGTCCCGCTCTCCCAGCCCAGCGCCTTGATGTCCGGCTGGTACTTCGCAAGGAGCGGATAGGAAGGAGAGAGTGTCACGAATCCACGCTCCGCCAGCTCGCTGGCGTATTGCCGGTTCGCTTTCCCTCCGAGACCGACGACGACTCCGTTTCCGACGGCGTTGTCGGTCGGATGCAGGCAAAGCACGGCAGGAACCCGGATTTTGGAGTCCGCCAGGACCGATTTCGGAATGGTGAGATATGCAGGAACGCGGCCGCCCGGCTCGGAGGAATATTCGATCCGCCGGAGCACGTAACTTCCACGATCGATCTCTTCGAGCACCGTCATCTCGAGATCGCACCTCTTCTCAGGGCCCGGAAGTTTTCCGGCGATCGATTCGAATGCCGCGACGATCGAGGCGCGGCGTTTTTCCCAGTCGGCCTTGGTTTTCACAGGCGCCGCGACGCCCGAATCGTCGCGAAACACGAGCAGGTTCTCGCGCGGCAGTCGCTGCGGCGCGTCGGCCGCGGCGATCAGAAAGAGACTGGCGAGCAGGCAGATGACAATCGTCAGTCGCGAAAGCATCGTCTGGAATCCTGATTGAAACGGTTGTTCCTGCGGAATGAACTGGCAGGTCGGGCGCGGCCTGGTCTGGGCCGGAGCATATCACCGGCATTCGCAGAATTCCCCGCGGTAGGGGGGGCGTGTTACACTTCGGGGCATCATTCGTTTGAGTTGCTGCGGACAGACAGGCCATGTGGCCTCTCGGATCCGGCGGCAGCGCGATCCGGAGGCACAACAGTGCCGGCCATCGATCGCGAACATCCGTACTGCGGCGAGGAGAGTTGTCGGCATGAGTTCGGAACCAGGAACCGGCGCGACCCAGGAGTCTGCAACT contains:
- a CDS encoding thioredoxin domain-containing protein; protein product: MTVVLVGVLWLAAVAAGFAVAMRHEKTAAPDHDVATRFPEDAVCVAPLGKPMLIVFVHPKCPCTRASLEEVAALHHRCGDKLDMQFVFLERGDAPWRSEDTEHWETVRAINAGPAFVDVSGTEHRRFGATTSGEALLYMPDGSLAFHGGVTVGRGHSGVSAGRTAIEAIVLNSTGSGRDFTRTKVYGCPLESPCRAAGLCGRTE
- a CDS encoding alpha/beta hydrolase family protein; amino-acid sequence: MLSRLTIVICLLASLFLIAAADAPQRLPRENLLVFRDDSGVAAPVKTKADWEKRRASIVAAFESIAGKLPGPEKRCDLEMTVLEEIDRGSYVLRRIEYSSEPGGRVPAYLTIPKSVLADSKIRVPAVLCLHPTDNAVGNGVVVGLGGKANRQYASELAERGFVTLSPSYPLLAKYQPDIKALGWESGTLKAIWDNIRGLDLLDSLPSVQPGNYAAIGHSLGGHNSVYTAVFDDRVKVIVSSCGLDSYLDYYGGVESVWMPEKGWCQTRYLPRLAAYRGRLAEIPYDFHELVGALAPRHVFIAAPLKDSNFRHESVDRVVAAARPVYELLGVPDRLEVAHPDCEHDFPDAMREKAYALIERVLKGEPSAPGR